AGATAAAAATTGAAGAGGTCAAATGTTGTGAAAAAGATGACTTGGACCTTATGTCTATAAGTCTTGAAGCTGAGGTACCCGAAGCTCTTTATGTTGGCATGAAAGATTTTATAAGTGGAAACGAGAATTGGGATCAATCAAAACTTATTAGCTCAGCTATCGCAAATTTTCTTTTTCAAAATGGTTCTGATGATAGGGCCGTAACAGAGAAATACTTAAATGATATTTTTAACCTCTGAAATCCATAATCGCCTTTTCGCAGGCTCGTTTAGTTATTGCCATCATTGTTAAGGTTGGGCTTTGCCAAGATGATGTTGGCCAGCAAGCTCCATCAACTACCAATACATTAGTGCATTCCCATAGACGATTCCAATTGTCTAAAACGCTCTTTTCTTTATTATTTCCCATTGGCGCTCCTCCTACCTCATGTATGTAATAGCCAGGGGGTGGAGCATCGTTTTTAATAGCAACAGATTTATTTAGAATTTGTTTGGTAAATGGAATATTTACGATTTCATTTGCTGGGATAAGAGTTCCATTTCCAGAATTGATAATAAGTTCGATCATGTTGTTCATTTCTTTAACCATTCGTTTTTCATTTTCGCGCCAAACTATTGATATGTGTGGGATAGCAATATCATATAGATCTTTGCTTTTTGAAAGAGAAACACTGTTTTTATGATTCGGTAATACTTCTCCATGACCAATAAGGAATCCTGTTTTTGTGTATTTATATTTTTTTAAAAAATATGGTGGTTCGAATCTATCAATTCCTCCCCAGATTCCATATCCTCCAACAAAGTTATTTTTAGTAGATTGGTCTCTACCTATTGGAATAAAGAAGCTGCCAGCTCCTGTTAAAAGATTATGATTAGTTTTATTTGAATAATTTGTCAAATGCTTATCGATTGGAACAGTGAAAAACCTGCAGGTTGATATATGATCCATTAAGTTTTTTCCTAATGAGTTGGAGGGATCAATTAGGCCATTTGAATTATTACTTTCTTCGGAACTTAATAGAATTCTAATTGTTTGGATTGTTGATGAACATAATATTATTAAATTACTTTCTAATTCACTTCTCTCTCCATTTTTTTGATTTACTATAACAACACTTTTAGCAGACTTTCTATCCTTATTTAATACTAATTTCTCTACAATATGATCTGAAAGTATTTCTACTTTGCCTAGCCTAGTTGCTTCTTTTAATGTGCTGCCTAAACTGCTGTATCTTGGCCATTTCCCTTTGTCTTTATTGGCTCCAAAGCCTCTAGAATGTATAAAGGGAAGATTTAGTTTTTCTTTTATATTGGATGCGAATATTTCTTCACTTTCTGTGAATGGAAGTTTGCCAATATATTTACCATTAGGTAGTTGATCGAGATCATCTTTGTTGCCATATATCTTTAGAAAATTTTCTATTTCTGAATAATGTGACTCAAGATCTTTATAGCTAATAGGCCATTCAAGGTTGTATTCTTTCCCTTTTGAGACTTCAAAATCTTCGTGGGCTAATCTTAAGGTTATTCCTCCCCAAGTAAGGCTTCTTCCACCAACTTGATTGCCTTGCGTCCACATAAACGGAGCTTCT
The sequence above is drawn from the Prochlorococcus marinus str. MIT 1013 genome and encodes:
- a CDS encoding DUF2811 domain-containing protein produces the protein MELNQIETRFDEIKIEEVKCCEKDDLDLMSISLEAEVPEALYVGMKDFISGNENWDQSKLISSAIANFLFQNGSDDRAVTEKYLNDIFNL
- a CDS encoding GMC oxidoreductase; translation: MINKPYEVIIIGSGATGGMAALTMAKAGVRALVIERGPELEIKQATGTEPCNMIRRLIGVTTGNYQNQPQHPGFWKSNPLLYANKQANPYTHPPEAPFMWTQGNQVGGRSLTWGGITLRLAHEDFEVSKGKEYNLEWPISYKDLESHYSEIENFLKIYGNKDDLDQLPNGKYIGKLPFTESEEIFASNIKEKLNLPFIHSRGFGANKDKGKWPRYSSLGSTLKEATRLGKVEILSDHIVEKLVLNKDRKSAKSVVIVNQKNGERSELESNLIILCSSTIQTIRILLSSEESNNSNGLIDPSNSLGKNLMDHISTCRFFTVPIDKHLTNYSNKTNHNLLTGAGSFFIPIGRDQSTKNNFVGGYGIWGGIDRFEPPYFLKKYKYTKTGFLIGHGEVLPNHKNSVSLSKSKDLYDIAIPHISIVWRENEKRMVKEMNNMIELIINSGNGTLIPANEIVNIPFTKQILNKSVAIKNDAPPPGYYIHEVGGAPMGNNKEKSVLDNWNRLWECTNVLVVDGACWPTSSWQSPTLTMMAITKRACEKAIMDFRG